From the genome of Capricornis sumatraensis isolate serow.1 chromosome 17, serow.2, whole genome shotgun sequence, one region includes:
- the MVK gene encoding LOW QUALITY PROTEIN: mevalonate kinase (The sequence of the model RefSeq protein was modified relative to this genomic sequence to represent the inferred CDS: deleted 1 base in 1 codon), protein MLSEVLLVSAPGKVILHGEHAVVHGKVALAVALNLRTFLRLQPHSNGKVGLNLPNIGVRRAWDVASLQLLDTSFLGHSDGAALTAEHVEKLKEVAGFPEDCVDPERLAVLAFLYLYLSICQSQRALPSLDVTVWSELPTGAGLGSSAAYSVCLAAALLTACEEIPYPLKDGEAAGRWTEENLELINKWAFQGERVIHGNPSGVDNAVSTWGGALRYQQGKISSLKRPPALKILLINTKVPRSTKALVANVRSRLLKFPEIVAPLLTSIDAISLECERVLGEMAAAPTLEHYLVLEELIDMNQHHLNALGVGHASLDRLCQVTTAHGLHSKLTGAGGGGCGITLLRPDLERPEVEAMKRALSGCGFDCWETSIGAPGVSVTRPPPWTSLSSKAWTASERSPHSSSPTMKPPPRLFQALELASVLASGHPAPDADGRPPAPL, encoded by the exons ATGTTGTCAGAAGTCCTGCTGGTATCTGCTCCAGGGAAAGTCATTCTGCATGGAGAGCATGCCGTGGTCCACGGCAAG GTAGCACTAGCAGTGGCCTTGAACTTGAGAACATTCCTCCGGCTTCAGCCCCACAGCAATGGGAAAGTGGGCCTCAACTTACCAAACATTGGCGTCAGGAGGGCCTGGGATGTGGCCAGCCTTCAGCTGCTGGACACCAGCTTTCTGG GGCACAGTGATGGCGCAGCGCTCACCGCGGAGCATGTGGAGAAGCTGAAGGAGGTGGCAGGCTTCCCCGAGGACTGTGTGGACCCTGAGCGTCTGGCCGTGCTGGCCTTCCTCTACTTGTACCTGTCTATCTGCCAGAGTCAGAG AGCCCTGCCCAGCCTGGACGTCACTGTGTGGTCGGAGCTGCCTaccggggctgggctgggctccagTGCCGCCTACTCCGTGTGTTTGGCAGCCGCCCTCCTGACCGCGTGCGAGGAGATCCCATACCCGCTGAAGGATGGGGAGGCTGCCGGCAG GTGGACCGAGGAGAACTTGGAGTTAATTAACAAGTGGGCCTTCCAGGGGGAGAGGGTGATTCACGGGAACCCGTCCGGAGTGGACAATGCTGTCAGCACCTGGG GAGGAGCACTCCGATACCAGCAAGGGAAGATTtcatctttaaagag GCCACCGGCTCTGAAGATCCTGCTGATCAACACCAAAGTGCCTCGCAGCACCAAGGCCCTGGTGGCCAACGTCAGGAGCCGGCTGCTGAAG TTCCCGGAGATCGTGGCCCCTCTCCTGACCTCCATAGACGCCATCTCCCTGGAGTGTGAGCGGGTGCTGGGGGAGATGGCGGCGGCCCCCACCCTGGAGCACTACCTCGTGCTGGAG GAGCTCATTGACATGAACCAGCACCATCTGAATGCCCTCGGTGTGGGCCATGCCTCGCTGGACCGGCTGTGCCAGGTGACCACGGCCCACGGACTGCACAGCAAGCTCACTGGCGCGGGTGGCGGGGGCTGTGGCATCACGCTCCTCAGGCCAG ATCTGGAGCGGCCGGAGGTAGAGGCCATGAAGCGGGCGCTGAGCGGCTGTGGCTTTGACTGCTGGGAAACCAGCATTGGTGCCCCAGGTGTGTCTGTC ACACGGCCACCTCCCTGGACGTCTCTGTCCAGCAAGGCCTGGACAGCCTCTGAGAGGAGCCCACACAGCAGCAGTCCCACCATGAAGCCCCCTCCCAGATTATTCCAGGCTCTGGAGTTGGCTTCTGTGCTGGCCAGTGGGCACCCAGCTCCTGACGCCGACGGGAGGCCCCCAGCCCCTCTGTGA
- the MMAB gene encoding corrinoid adenosyltransferase MMAB isoform X2 translates to MAVWGPGGRLGLRECLGARKLLCPRFQSRGPQGVEDGDRPQPSSKTPKVPKIYTKTGDKGFSSTFTGERRPKDDQVFEAVGTTDELSSAIGFAMELIAEKGHPFVEELQKIQCSLQDVGSALATPRSSAREAHLKHATFEMGPILELEQWIDRYSRQLPPLTAFILPSGGKSSSALHFCRAVCRRAERRVVPLVQTGETDANVIKFLNSQIHSHEGRESRKDIQEK, encoded by the exons ATGGCTGTGTGGGGCCCGGGAGGTCGCCTTGGCTTGCGCGAGTGCCTTGGAGCCCGCAAGCTATTGTGTCCCCGTTTCCAGAGCCGTGGACCCCAGGGCGTGGAAGACGGGGACAG GCCGCAGCCTTCCTCAAAGACTCCCAAGGTCCCCAAGATCTACACCAAAACAGGAGACAAAG GGTTTTCTAGCACCTTCACTGGAGAAAGAAGACCCAAAGATGACCAGGTGTTTGAAGCCGTGGGAACTACAGATGAATTAAGTTCAGCCATCGG GTTTGCTATGGAATTAATTGCAGAAAAGGGCCACCCGTTTGTGGAAGAGCTTCAGAAA ATCCAGTGCTCCCTGCAGGACGTCGGCTCTGCCCTGGCGACTCCGCGCTCCTCAGCCAGGGAGGCTCACTTAA AGCATGCCACATTTGAGATGGGGCCCATCCTGGAGCTGGAGCAGTGGATCGACAGATACTCTCGCCAGCTGCCCCCGCTCACCGCTTTCATCCTGCCT TCAGGAGGCAAGAGCAGCTCCGCACTGCACTTCTGTCGGGCCGTGTGTCGCCGAGCTGAGAGACG CGTGGTGCCTCTTGTCCAGACGGGTGAGACCGATGCAAACGTGATCAAGTTCTTAAACAG